A single window of Jaculus jaculus isolate mJacJac1 chromosome 14, mJacJac1.mat.Y.cur, whole genome shotgun sequence DNA harbors:
- the LOC123454800 gene encoding C5a anaphylatoxin chemotactic receptor 2-like — protein MLETFLEETVSGLQMENSSFSYELEYGDYADLPDVPVDCADGACLSLDTLRVAPLLLYAAIFLVGVPGNAMVVWVTWKEAVQRLGATWFLHLAVADLLCCLSLPLLAVPIAQREHWPYGALGCWLLPSVILLSMYTGVLLLAALSADLCLLAFRPPWWAATRRILGVRVAQGTAWMLALLLTVPSAIHRRLHQEHFPSRLECVMDYQGSVTAEAMVTAARFLFRFLGPLVLVIGCHSVLLCRVSRRHWPLGTAVMVGFFVCWAQYHILGVVLTVATPHSVLLARALRAEPLVVGLALAHSCLNPMLFLYFGRGRLRQSLPAAGHWALRESQDEGSVVSKLSTSHEMVSEVEV, from the coding sequence GTGTCTGGGCTCCAGATGGAGAACAGCTCCTTCAGCTACGAGCTTGAGTATGGAGATTACGCTGACCTCCCAGACGTCCCCGTGGACTGCGCAGATGGTGCCTGCCTCTCTTTGGACACCCTCCGCGTGGCCCCACTCCTGCTGTACGCTGCCATCTTCCTGGTGGGCGTGCCAGGCAATGCCATGGTGGTTTGGGTGACCTGGAAGGAAGCCGTCCAGAGACTTGGGGCCACTTGGTTCCTGCACCTCGCTGTGGCCGACTTGCTGTGCTGTTTGTCTCTCCCGCTCCTAGCCGTGCCCATCGCCCAGAGGGAACACTGGCCCTATGGGGCACTGGGCTGCTGGCTGCTGCCCTCTGTCATCCTGCTATCCATGTACACCGGCGTACTCCTCCTGGCTGCTCTCAGCGCCgacctctgcctgctggccttCAGGCCCCCCTGGTGGGCTGCCACCCGGAGGATACTCGGGGTACGGGTGGCCCAGGGCACTGCCTGGATGCTGGCCTTGCTGCTCACGGTGCCCTCTGCCATCCACCGTCGCCTACATCAAGAACATTTCCCCTCCCGCCTCGAGTGTGTCATGGACTACCAGGGCTCCGTCACCGCAGAGGCCATGGTGACCGCTGCCCGATTTCTCTTCCGTttcctggggccactggtactggtGATTGGCTGCCACAGTGTCCTCCTGTGTCGAGTGTCCCGGCGCCACTGGCCACTGGGCACGGCTGTCATGGTGGGGTTTTTTGTCTGCTGGGCGCAGTACCACATCCTGGGGGTGGTACTCACTGTGGCTACCCCTCACTCTGTGCTCCTGGCCCGGGCTTTGCGGGCTGAACCTTTGGTAGTGGGCCTGGCCCTGGCACACAGTTGCCTCAATCCCATGCTCTTCTTGTATTTTGGGAGGGGCCGACTCCGCCAGTCACTGCCAGCCGCCGGTCACTGGGCCCTGAGGGAGTCGCAGGATGAGGGCAGTGTGGTGAGCAAGCTATCTACCAGCCACGAGATGGTGTCAGAGGTGGAGGTGTAG